A genomic segment from Luteolibacter ambystomatis encodes:
- a CDS encoding ABC1 kinase family protein — translation MDLSPKHLIRYKDIALLLIKYGGSSLSTDPQLRAMVHPEDQDGGEEVGENKGTDLASDLERLGPAFVKIGQLLSTRADLLPPRILEPLCRLQDHVEPIPFEEVKQRIEEELGVRISKAFDQFDEKPTASASLGQVHRALLRDGREVAVKVQRPHIRKRIFEDLDSFESISAFLDEHTDFGRKYQTARIVEQFRSRLVGELDYTREADNLVELKHNLRDFDRLRVPDVIRDYTTSRVLTMEFLAGTKVTALSGAVLTDLRGETLAEQLFRAYLKQILIDGFFHADPHPGNLLLTPGREIAIMDLGMTGRVQARMRDHLMHLLAGISEGNGVQVAEAAMNIGISPSEGLDRNAFISRVEDIVGAAKSRRLEDINMGFIVMAVTKACADAGIGIPGEISLIGKTLMNLDSVGAALSPHFNPHEAIRRNLAELGNARMRDTLTSANFLGILTEVKDFVTQLPGRMNRILDLVSDNKLRVKVDSIDEKTLMVGLQKVANRITMGLILAAFIVGSSMLARIETTFRLFGYPGLAMVFFLVAAAGGILLLAQIYFKDR, via the coding sequence ATGGACCTCTCTCCCAAGCATCTGATCCGCTACAAAGACATAGCGTTGCTGCTGATCAAATATGGCGGAAGCAGTCTCAGCACCGATCCTCAACTGAGGGCGATGGTCCACCCTGAAGATCAAGATGGCGGGGAGGAGGTAGGAGAGAACAAGGGAACCGACTTGGCCTCGGATCTTGAGCGCCTCGGCCCCGCCTTCGTGAAAATCGGCCAACTGTTGTCCACACGTGCCGATCTGCTGCCTCCCCGTATTCTGGAGCCCCTGTGCCGATTGCAGGATCACGTCGAACCCATCCCGTTCGAGGAGGTCAAACAACGGATTGAAGAGGAGCTGGGAGTGCGCATTTCAAAAGCCTTCGACCAGTTCGACGAGAAGCCCACCGCATCCGCCTCCCTCGGACAGGTCCATCGCGCGCTGCTGCGGGACGGCCGGGAAGTGGCGGTGAAGGTCCAAAGGCCCCACATTCGGAAGAGGATTTTCGAGGATCTGGACAGCTTCGAATCGATCTCAGCCTTTCTCGATGAACACACCGATTTCGGGCGGAAATATCAGACGGCCCGGATTGTGGAGCAATTCCGGAGCCGTCTCGTCGGCGAACTCGATTACACCCGGGAAGCCGACAACCTCGTCGAACTGAAACACAATCTCCGCGATTTTGACCGGCTGCGGGTTCCGGATGTGATACGCGACTACACCACCAGCCGCGTGCTCACCATGGAGTTTCTTGCGGGCACCAAGGTCACGGCATTGTCAGGAGCCGTCCTCACCGATCTCAGAGGTGAGACTCTCGCGGAACAACTCTTCCGTGCCTATCTGAAGCAAATCCTGATCGATGGCTTCTTCCATGCCGATCCGCATCCCGGGAACCTGCTGCTGACTCCCGGGCGGGAGATCGCGATCATGGATCTCGGCATGACCGGCCGAGTACAGGCACGCATGAGAGATCATCTCATGCATTTGTTGGCGGGAATCAGCGAGGGTAACGGGGTTCAGGTGGCGGAGGCTGCGATGAACATTGGAATTTCCCCTTCCGAGGGATTGGACCGGAACGCCTTTATTTCCCGGGTCGAGGATATCGTTGGCGCCGCCAAATCCCGGCGGCTGGAGGACATCAACATGGGTTTCATCGTCATGGCCGTGACCAAGGCCTGTGCCGATGCCGGCATCGGCATTCCGGGTGAGATCAGTCTCATTGGAAAAACGCTCATGAATCTCGACAGCGTCGGAGCGGCGCTGAGCCCGCATTTCAATCCACACGAAGCTATCCGCCGCAATCTGGCGGAGCTCGGAAACGCCCGCATGCGGGACACCCTCACCTCCGCGAACTTTCTGGGAATCCTCACCGAGGTGAAAGATTTCGTGACCCAGCTTCCCGGCCGGATGAACCGGATCCTCGATCTCGTCTCCGACAACAAGCTCCGCGTGAAGGTCGATTCCATCGACGAAAAGACCCTGATGGTCGGGCTGCAAAAAGTGGCGAACCGGATCACCATGGGGCTCATCCTCGCCGCGTTTATCGTGGGAAGTTCGATGCTGGCCCGCATCGAGACCACGTTCCGCTTGTTCGGTTATCCCGGCCTGGCCATGGTGTTCTTTCTGGTGGCCGCCGCGGGTGGGATTCTTTTATTGGCACAAATCTATTTCAAGGACCGTTGA
- a CDS encoding endonuclease/exonuclease/phosphatase family protein: MRWLRRKLNRTHWVAGLLGYELPRGETTEPGLIVLQVDGLSRRQLEKAMEDGRVPFLRKLVRRGHFQLESFYSGLPSTTPAVQAELFYGKKSAVPSFQFLDRATGKLRRMYEADSASDVEDELRRECGKPLLDGAHAYSDIYVAGAARSWFCSRDFALREIWKRVNVLKWLVLSALYFVKLLRIAGLAAVELVLAFVDVARGLFRNQDLRKELSFVPMRVIICSVVREFIRLHILLDIERGVRVIHANFLGYDEQAHRRGPGSAFAHWTLKGLDRTIRDIHHAAMASSYRDYEIVVYSDHGQEKTVPFARTSGRPLAEVVGEALSTGPASSFPVWTPAFPTVVGSTWDRCRGLLQREVPLESMAATCDPEKEIILTALGPIGHIYLPVKLGETERAMYATRLVEGGVPLVLLPAADGVIRAFDREGSWTLPGDERHLIGEDHPFLKEATEDLVGLCQHPNAGDLLVSGWRPGIPPVSFVLENGGHGGPGSEETHGFVLVPDRLERWHRGLRAGCLRPAELRSMLMRYLDLSSEEAVAHHTTPANGTLKVVTYNVHSCRGIDGKVRPERIARVINQLDPDVVALQEVDVHRLRTGHADQALAIARHLRMEHSFYSVLEEGSEGYGIAVFSKQPFEIQRSALLTQAARGKEARGAIWIKLPASDGRPAVHFINTHFGLARRERIIQAGELLGDEWLGAVAKDEPAILCGDFNSVPSSRVWQRLNERLPAASQGRTGQVARPTFPAHRPLLRLDHVFASSDLEVENVIIPSTPTSAVASDHLPLCVEFKIPTE, translated from the coding sequence TTGCGCTGGCTCCGCCGGAAACTGAACCGCACCCATTGGGTGGCGGGGCTCCTTGGATATGAACTGCCGCGTGGAGAAACCACCGAACCCGGGCTCATTGTGCTGCAGGTCGATGGATTGTCGCGGCGGCAACTGGAGAAGGCGATGGAAGACGGCCGGGTTCCATTTCTGCGGAAGCTGGTCAGACGGGGCCACTTCCAGCTCGAGAGCTTTTACTCGGGCCTGCCATCCACCACCCCCGCGGTCCAGGCGGAGTTGTTTTATGGAAAGAAGTCCGCCGTGCCGAGTTTCCAGTTCCTGGATCGTGCGACCGGCAAGCTGCGCCGCATGTATGAAGCGGATTCCGCGAGCGACGTGGAGGATGAACTGAGGCGCGAGTGCGGAAAGCCTCTTCTGGACGGAGCACACGCGTATTCGGACATCTATGTCGCGGGGGCCGCGCGATCCTGGTTCTGCTCCCGTGATTTCGCGCTCCGGGAGATATGGAAGCGCGTGAATGTGCTGAAGTGGTTGGTGCTCTCCGCGCTCTATTTCGTCAAGCTGCTGCGGATCGCGGGGCTGGCCGCCGTGGAACTGGTACTGGCGTTTGTGGATGTGGCGCGCGGATTGTTCCGGAATCAGGACCTGCGCAAGGAGCTCTCGTTCGTGCCGATGCGTGTAATCATCTGCAGTGTGGTGCGCGAATTCATCCGGCTTCACATCCTGTTGGACATCGAGCGTGGCGTGAGGGTGATCCATGCGAACTTCCTCGGTTACGACGAGCAAGCCCACCGCCGGGGTCCGGGGTCGGCCTTCGCCCACTGGACGCTCAAGGGGCTGGACCGCACGATCCGCGACATTCATCACGCGGCGATGGCGTCGTCTTATCGGGACTACGAGATCGTGGTGTATTCCGATCACGGCCAGGAGAAGACCGTTCCGTTCGCTCGAACCAGCGGACGCCCACTGGCGGAAGTCGTGGGAGAGGCCTTGTCGACCGGCCCTGCGTCGTCCTTTCCCGTGTGGACTCCAGCCTTCCCCACCGTGGTGGGCAGCACGTGGGATCGTTGCCGTGGATTGCTCCAGCGTGAAGTGCCCCTCGAATCGATGGCGGCGACCTGCGATCCAGAGAAGGAAATCATTCTCACCGCGTTGGGGCCGATCGGGCACATTTATCTGCCGGTGAAGCTCGGTGAAACGGAGAGGGCGATGTATGCCACGCGGTTGGTCGAAGGCGGAGTGCCGTTGGTTCTGCTTCCGGCGGCGGACGGCGTGATACGAGCCTTTGATCGCGAGGGATCATGGACCCTGCCTGGAGATGAGAGGCATCTGATTGGCGAGGACCATCCGTTCCTCAAGGAGGCAACCGAAGATCTGGTGGGTCTGTGCCAACACCCGAACGCGGGCGATCTGTTGGTCAGTGGGTGGAGACCCGGGATACCACCGGTTTCTTTTGTCCTGGAAAACGGCGGACACGGCGGCCCGGGCAGCGAGGAAACGCATGGATTCGTGCTGGTACCGGATCGTCTGGAGCGTTGGCATCGGGGACTTCGTGCGGGCTGTCTGAGGCCTGCCGAACTCCGATCAATGCTTATGCGGTATCTCGACCTGTCGTCCGAGGAAGCGGTGGCCCATCACACCACGCCCGCCAACGGAACGTTGAAGGTGGTGACCTACAATGTGCACAGCTGCCGCGGCATTGATGGGAAGGTGAGGCCCGAGCGCATCGCACGCGTGATCAATCAGCTCGATCCCGACGTGGTCGCCCTCCAGGAGGTGGATGTTCATCGGCTGCGGACGGGCCATGCCGACCAGGCGCTCGCGATCGCCCGCCATCTTAGGATGGAGCATTCCTTCTACAGTGTGTTGGAGGAGGGGAGCGAAGGATACGGGATCGCGGTGTTTTCGAAGCAGCCATTCGAGATCCAGCGGTCGGCTCTTCTGACCCAAGCGGCACGCGGCAAAGAAGCGCGGGGTGCGATCTGGATCAAACTGCCTGCTTCGGATGGACGCCCGGCGGTCCACTTCATCAACACGCATTTCGGTCTGGCACGCCGGGAACGCATCATCCAGGCCGGAGAACTGCTGGGTGACGAATGGCTCGGAGCTGTCGCGAAGGACGAGCCGGCCATCCTATGCGGGGATTTCAACTCGGTGCCTTCCTCTCGTGTCTGGCAGCGGCTCAATGAGCGTCTCCCTGCGGCGAGTCAGGGACGAACCGGACAGGTCGCACGCCCGACCTTTCCCGCCCACCGGCCGCTGCTGCGGCTAGATCATGTCTTCGCCAGTTCTGATCTGGAAGTGGAGAACGTGATTATTCCCTCCACTCCGACTTCGGCGGTGGCGTCCGATCATCTGCCGCTTTGTGTGGAATTCAAGATCCCCACGGAATGA
- a CDS encoding glycosyltransferase codes for MKIAMFTNTYLPHVGGVARAVSTLAEECRRLGHEVRIVAPEFEGAEDSPEVLRVPAIQNFNGSDFSVRLPSPGLIREFIDEFAPDLIHSHHPFLLGDAALREGWRIGVPVVFTHHTLYEQYTHYVPLDSPALKRAAIQLATEYCNLCQQVIAPSQSVADLLMARGVTTPVMELPTGVDTAFFATGEGSDVRNSAGIAPEAFVIGHVGRIAHEKNLAYLAKAVDIHLGRNPDSVFVVVGDGGAMDEVRKSMIGHDGRFHALGVRSGKDLADAYAAMDLFVFASQSETQGLVLAEAMSCGCPVVALDGPGVREVVEDGVNGRLLPSDESEEAFATALDQVAGDAGRMAAWRQEAVKTASRFDRSKCAERMLALYGEVLANYRKGDEAERSLWDDFVQTVEIEWNLLAAKTSAVAAAVVPPEQEVSID; via the coding sequence ATGAAAATCGCGATGTTCACCAATACCTACCTGCCGCATGTGGGCGGGGTCGCCAGAGCCGTTTCCACGCTGGCGGAAGAATGCCGGAGGCTGGGCCATGAAGTACGGATCGTGGCACCTGAATTCGAGGGAGCGGAAGATTCGCCCGAGGTGTTGCGCGTCCCTGCGATCCAGAATTTCAACGGCAGCGACTTCAGCGTGCGGCTGCCTTCTCCCGGACTCATTCGCGAGTTCATCGATGAATTCGCTCCCGATCTCATCCACAGCCACCATCCGTTCCTGCTGGGGGATGCCGCCCTGCGCGAAGGCTGGAGGATCGGGGTCCCCGTGGTGTTCACCCATCATACCTTGTATGAGCAATACACCCACTACGTGCCGCTGGACTCACCGGCTCTGAAGCGGGCCGCGATCCAACTGGCGACGGAGTACTGCAACCTTTGCCAGCAGGTGATCGCTCCAAGCCAAAGCGTGGCCGATCTGCTGATGGCGAGAGGCGTGACCACGCCGGTTATGGAGCTACCCACCGGCGTGGACACGGCTTTCTTCGCAACGGGGGAGGGAAGCGATGTCCGCAACTCGGCAGGCATTGCTCCGGAAGCTTTTGTCATCGGCCATGTCGGGCGTATCGCTCATGAGAAGAACCTCGCCTACCTGGCGAAAGCGGTGGATATCCATTTGGGAAGGAATCCCGATTCCGTCTTCGTGGTCGTGGGGGATGGCGGAGCGATGGATGAAGTCCGGAAGAGCATGATTGGCCATGACGGTCGCTTTCATGCGTTGGGGGTCCGCAGCGGCAAGGATCTGGCGGATGCCTACGCGGCGATGGATCTGTTTGTGTTCGCCTCGCAATCGGAAACGCAGGGATTGGTATTGGCGGAGGCCATGTCCTGCGGCTGCCCGGTCGTTGCCTTGGATGGACCGGGAGTCCGCGAGGTGGTGGAAGACGGAGTGAATGGCCGGTTGTTGCCGTCCGATGAGTCCGAAGAAGCATTCGCCACGGCGCTTGATCAGGTGGCGGGCGATGCCGGTCGGATGGCTGCGTGGCGGCAGGAGGCGGTGAAGACGGCCAGCCGGTTTGATCGAAGCAAGTGTGCGGAAAGGATGCTGGCGCTGTATGGCGAGGTTCTCGCCAATTATCGGAAAGGTGACGAAGCCGAGCGATCGCTGTGGGACGATTTTGTCCAGACGGTGGAGATCGAATGGAATCTGCTGGCGGCCAAGACTTCCGCGGTGGCCGCTGCGGTGGTTCCGCCGGAACAGGAGGTGTCGATTGATTAG
- a CDS encoding UdgX family uracil-DNA binding protein (This protein belongs to the uracil DNA glycosylase superfamily, members of which act in excision repair of DNA. However, it belongs more specifically to UdgX branch, whose founding member was found to bind uracil in DNA (where it does not belong), without cleaving it, appears to promote DNA repair by a pathway involving RecA, rather than base excision.), with translation MPTKSQLIGELEDAIRTCRNCPLWKNATQAVCGEGRPSAKILMIGEQPGNQEDLEGRPFVGPAGRVLDRALHDAGIDRSKVWVTNAVKHFKWKPKGKIRLHQKPSTGEIDACKPWLLRELSTIAPQVVVILGATAARAVLGTGIKVTQQRGLYEAPSVAPKVILTVHPSSLLRRSGHGFPEEEYQAFVSDLKLILG, from the coding sequence ATGCCCACGAAAAGCCAGCTCATCGGCGAACTGGAAGACGCCATCCGGACGTGCCGGAACTGTCCTCTTTGGAAAAACGCCACCCAGGCCGTTTGCGGAGAGGGAAGACCTTCCGCGAAGATTCTCATGATCGGCGAACAGCCGGGCAATCAGGAGGATCTCGAAGGGCGGCCGTTCGTGGGTCCCGCAGGCCGCGTGCTGGATCGCGCCCTCCACGATGCCGGGATCGACCGCAGCAAGGTGTGGGTCACGAATGCGGTGAAGCACTTCAAATGGAAACCGAAAGGCAAGATCCGTCTCCACCAGAAGCCCTCGACCGGTGAAATCGACGCGTGCAAACCCTGGTTGCTCCGCGAGCTGTCGACCATCGCCCCACAGGTAGTGGTGATCCTCGGCGCAACCGCTGCGCGAGCCGTGCTTGGAACCGGCATCAAAGTTACGCAGCAGCGCGGTTTGTACGAAGCACCCTCGGTCGCCCCGAAGGTGATCCTCACCGTCCACCCCTCTTCGTTGCTTCGCCGCAGCGGGCATGGCTTCCCGGAGGAAGAATACCAAGCCTTCGTCAGCGACTTGAAACTGATCCTCGGATAG
- a CDS encoding FAD-dependent oxidoreductase codes for MNTPYWSKTSKACSFPPVWGDLMVDVLVIGGGITGLTAALELRSEGLRVALLERGQIGSGETSHTTAHLTYMTDTRLSELMTLFGEEKTKLAWQGGLAAMKYIRRKVDELKIDCALVKVPGYLAVAAGSDESKENALLHKEFVMAARMGFRIDWSRNVPPDGRSGLIFADQYKFHPLRYLHALAAAASQAGVMIHEESEVMDLQERQASACGHRIDFRHVVIATHVPLQGGVSTLPSALFQTKLAGYSTYAIGAEVDETSLEEMIWSDTASPFLYCRVDRRDKGAYIILGGEDHKTGQKEHAGDAFAALERKMAQFAPKCRITDRWSGQVIETIDGLPYIGFDGAGQFIATGFSGNGLTYGTLGGLMACDAITGKENRWAELFSPDRKSFLSLPDYVRENVDFPVCMITDRIGKLPTDPHALSSGCGALMEIDGERSAVYRDKDGKIHILEAVCPHLGCIVRWNEAEATWDCPCHGSRFTGEGELIAGPAEKGLPLRRCDGGKS; via the coding sequence ATGAACACTCCGTACTGGTCCAAAACGTCAAAGGCTTGCTCGTTTCCTCCGGTGTGGGGTGATCTCATGGTGGATGTGCTGGTGATCGGCGGAGGAATCACGGGTCTTACCGCGGCCTTGGAGCTCCGGTCGGAAGGCCTCCGTGTCGCACTGCTTGAGCGCGGCCAAATTGGCTCGGGAGAGACCTCCCATACCACCGCGCACCTCACCTACATGACCGACACCCGCTTGTCGGAATTGATGACACTCTTCGGCGAGGAGAAAACAAAGCTGGCCTGGCAGGGGGGATTGGCGGCGATGAAGTACATCCGGAGGAAGGTGGATGAATTGAAGATCGACTGTGCCCTCGTCAAGGTTCCGGGATATCTGGCGGTTGCGGCAGGCAGTGACGAAAGCAAGGAAAACGCCCTGCTGCACAAGGAATTCGTGATGGCTGCCCGGATGGGGTTCCGAATCGATTGGTCGCGGAACGTGCCGCCCGACGGCCGCAGCGGGCTGATCTTCGCTGACCAGTACAAATTCCACCCCTTGCGATATCTGCATGCGCTGGCGGCCGCCGCCAGCCAGGCGGGGGTGATGATTCATGAGGAATCGGAAGTGATGGATCTCCAGGAACGCCAGGCCTCCGCATGCGGGCATCGGATTGATTTCCGGCATGTCGTGATCGCCACCCATGTTCCCTTGCAGGGCGGTGTGTCCACCCTGCCATCCGCGTTGTTCCAAACCAAGCTGGCCGGCTACTCGACCTACGCCATCGGTGCGGAGGTCGATGAAACCTCCCTTGAGGAAATGATCTGGTCCGATACCGCATCCCCATTCCTCTACTGCCGCGTGGACCGGCGTGATAAAGGGGCCTACATCATCCTCGGGGGGGAGGACCACAAGACCGGCCAGAAGGAGCATGCCGGGGACGCTTTCGCTGCTTTGGAAAGGAAGATGGCCCAATTCGCTCCGAAGTGCCGTATTACCGACCGCTGGTCCGGGCAGGTGATCGAAACGATCGATGGCCTGCCCTACATTGGATTCGATGGTGCGGGACAGTTCATCGCCACCGGCTTTTCCGGCAACGGCCTGACCTACGGAACCCTCGGCGGCCTGATGGCGTGCGATGCGATCACCGGCAAGGAGAACCGCTGGGCCGAACTGTTCTCTCCGGATCGCAAGAGCTTCCTGTCGCTTCCTGACTATGTGCGGGAGAATGTCGACTTTCCGGTGTGCATGATCACGGATCGGATCGGGAAGCTTCCCACCGATCCCCACGCGCTTTCCAGCGGTTGTGGGGCTTTGATGGAGATCGATGGAGAAAGATCGGCGGTCTATCGGGACAAGGATGGCAAGATTCACATTTTGGAAGCCGTATGCCCACATCTCGGATGCATCGTCCGCTGGAATGAAGCCGAGGCGACCTGGGACTGTCCCTGCCATGGCTCCCGATTCACCGGAGAAGGCGAGCTGATCGCAGGGCCGGCGGAAAAGGGCCTGCCGTTGCGCCGCTGCGATGGCGGGAAGTCGTAA
- a CDS encoding cupin domain-containing protein, whose amino-acid sequence MLLPVVRRPLPPWRNKPMPVMNVSHIYGTHGDFKILQTTARVQTGVMRLSPGESSAETPQIHPESDQLILVLTGDLHSEVDDEECTIPSGSSLIIPAGTPHRLVNRGHAEAFIFTSYSPPAYPE is encoded by the coding sequence ATGCTTTTGCCGGTCGTCCGGCGACCGCTTCCACCTTGGAGAAATAAACCAATGCCGGTGATGAACGTGAGCCACATCTATGGAACGCATGGGGATTTCAAGATCCTCCAAACGACGGCCCGCGTTCAAACCGGCGTCATGCGTTTGAGCCCGGGTGAATCATCCGCGGAGACTCCGCAGATTCATCCGGAAAGCGACCAGTTGATCTTGGTGTTGACCGGCGACCTGCATTCGGAGGTCGACGACGAGGAGTGCACCATCCCTTCAGGCTCTTCTCTCATTATTCCAGCGGGAACGCCCCATCGGCTGGTCAACCGCGGCCACGCGGAGGCGTTCATCTTCACGTCCTATTCACCTCCGGCCTACCCGGAATAA
- a CDS encoding alpha/beta hydrolase, whose amino-acid sequence MRTKSSYLKPSLTCFVRLGATAVVLAGVSPLLADEKELPAAPMAKPDAQMQLVLDELAALNGKPVNELSAGDARKQPSPADAVEKLMKKQDKSQEKVDTVDNITIKLSSGDVKGRIYRPASDGPFPVILYIHGGGWVLADLDTYDATPRALANAAQALVISTDYRKAPEHKFPSAHEDCFGAYQWTLENAGRFKGDAKRVALVGESAGGNMAAAVSIMAQAKGMQMPVHQALIYPVANVSMDTPSYRENAMAKPLNALMMKWFFDQELANPTTDSTDPKIALLKAKTLKGLPSTTIITAQIDPLRSDGEMLAKKLQADGVTVNYRNYEGVTHEFFGMGGVVDKAKDAVGVVASDLKDAFAGRPATASTLEK is encoded by the coding sequence ATGAGAACGAAATCATCTTATCTTAAACCTTCGCTCACTTGTTTCGTCCGCCTCGGAGCCACTGCTGTGGTTCTAGCCGGTGTTTCGCCGTTGCTGGCGGACGAAAAGGAACTGCCCGCCGCGCCGATGGCAAAGCCCGATGCCCAGATGCAACTGGTGCTCGACGAGCTTGCCGCTCTCAACGGAAAGCCGGTCAACGAACTCTCCGCCGGAGACGCCCGCAAGCAGCCTTCTCCCGCCGACGCCGTGGAGAAACTGATGAAGAAGCAGGACAAGTCCCAGGAGAAGGTCGATACCGTGGACAACATCACGATCAAGCTCAGCAGCGGGGACGTGAAGGGCCGCATCTACCGCCCTGCCAGCGACGGTCCGTTTCCCGTGATTCTTTACATCCATGGCGGCGGCTGGGTTCTCGCTGATCTGGACACTTATGACGCCACGCCACGTGCCCTCGCCAACGCGGCGCAGGCTCTGGTCATCTCTACCGACTACCGTAAGGCCCCGGAACACAAGTTCCCGTCCGCGCATGAGGACTGCTTCGGCGCGTATCAGTGGACACTCGAGAACGCGGGACGCTTCAAGGGCGATGCCAAACGCGTCGCACTCGTCGGCGAGAGCGCCGGGGGCAACATGGCTGCCGCCGTGAGCATCATGGCACAAGCCAAGGGCATGCAGATGCCCGTCCACCAGGCGCTCATCTATCCCGTGGCCAATGTTTCGATGGACACCCCATCTTATCGCGAGAATGCCATGGCGAAGCCGTTGAACGCGCTGATGATGAAATGGTTCTTCGACCAGGAACTCGCCAACCCCACCACCGACAGCACCGATCCGAAGATCGCGCTGCTGAAGGCGAAGACCCTCAAGGGCCTGCCTTCCACCACCATCATCACCGCCCAGATCGACCCGCTGCGCAGTGATGGCGAGATGCTCGCGAAGAAGCTTCAGGCCGATGGTGTGACGGTCAACTACCGCAACTATGAAGGCGTGACGCACGAGTTCTTCGGCATGGGTGGCGTGGTCGACAAGGCGAAGGATGCCGTCGGGGTCGTTGCCTCCGATCTCAAGGATGCTTTTGCCGGTCGTCCGGCGACCGCTTCCACCTTGGAGAAATAA
- a CDS encoding DUF6766 family protein: protein MKRFLRNNGLSIVMGGLFLLFWAGQAVSGYLASKQNADLHGDRQGDFADYLASGHFWQATGENWESEFLQMGAYVIFTAFLFQKGSAESLDPDEEESKPHRRSSAGWLYRNSLSLAFFGLFAGAFTIHALGGLAEFNEEMTRHGRAPLKLAEFLRNPEFWFQSFQNWQSEFLAILAMVILTIFLRQEGSAQSKKVEEDDDHTGD from the coding sequence ATGAAGCGATTTCTCCGGAACAACGGGCTTTCGATCGTGATGGGCGGCTTGTTCCTGCTTTTCTGGGCGGGACAAGCGGTGAGTGGTTATCTCGCTTCCAAACAAAACGCTGACTTGCATGGAGATCGGCAGGGCGATTTTGCCGACTATCTGGCGAGCGGCCATTTCTGGCAGGCAACCGGAGAGAACTGGGAAAGCGAATTCCTACAGATGGGGGCGTATGTGATCTTTACCGCGTTCCTTTTTCAAAAGGGCTCCGCGGAATCCCTGGATCCCGATGAGGAAGAGTCGAAGCCCCATCGCAGATCGTCCGCAGGATGGCTTTATCGGAACTCGCTCTCGCTCGCCTTCTTCGGGCTTTTTGCAGGGGCTTTCACCATCCATGCGTTGGGTGGGCTGGCGGAATTCAATGAGGAGATGACGCGTCATGGGCGGGCGCCTCTCAAACTGGCGGAATTTCTCCGGAACCCCGAGTTCTGGTTCCAATCCTTCCAGAATTGGCAGAGCGAGTTCCTCGCCATTCTGGCGATGGTGATCCTGACGATCTTTCTGAGGCAGGAAGGATCGGCCCAGAGCAAGAAGGTCGAAGAGGACGATGATCACACCGGAGACTGA